The following are encoded together in the Lepidochelys kempii isolate rLepKem1 chromosome 7, rLepKem1.hap2, whole genome shotgun sequence genome:
- the EFCAB12 gene encoding EF-hand calcium-binding domain-containing protein 12, with protein sequence MTGEDLLKDTTSVKPELVLQHCFKQYRLRDLYPKFFFKVKPSIFGPPKSRRRIIIAPLMVRPASAGSKPIQTTAIDEKEEAAAWQVHTEVESCPRMPEEPSEADDLPKLEAWITERRKLRSQLDSLVDVEKWLRQKLCTSEQEDRVLENLQDCRAVRKAKRQLAATKNLETLLPKHDLPPQRGVIPLINAPYPQSLITLHNLLHKQKLKMVDLFRKADKDKKRFMRSDFIKVIKGAKVPISDNDLEDVIIFLTSSKRGNYITSDDLVECQNIWLDTMRDQTKQPGEAKTACPRLHTQKALSKSVSRPASAAGKTKETQPLAPSKPGAKLTLLEVPLIHTKPNQRPLSYEEMEEVGKRCRERKRWEKAKVNPIQWLECCRLVRSGNKAIDEHCLPSTMDSEMGEITDKHRRTCYMVYLQCLKLCKEYNIPLTEKVLEKALLYPGDKIIKEGAYVRKIRQPGGPYTTTDGSHHQRRLLLSKQELRNALKGDAKNGMHGKRKAHRGSWMSFEDYEQLTRRLHVKWSNLSYKSHDNNFWPGHLLDKLRIYLPQIEPNQEHALFSYVRPTPPVYPGIYNPHRSWPISDQGYVTYGNTETQKY encoded by the exons ATGACTGGGGAAGATTTGCTCAAAGACACTACCAGCGTCAAGCCGGAACTGGTCTTACAGCACTGTTTTAAACAATACAGACTCAGAGATTTGTATCCAAAGTTTTTCTTTAAAGTGAAACCAAGTATATTTGGGCCACCCAAATCCAGACGACGCATTATTATCGCACCTCTGATGGTaagaccagcttctgctggttcAAAACCCATTCAGACCACTGCCATCGACGAAAAGGAGGAAGCCGCTGCCTGGCAAGTGCACACTGAGGTAGAAAGCTGTCCCCGCATGCCAGAAGAACCTTCAGAGGCAGATGATCTACCAAAGCTGGAAGCTTGGATAACGGAAAGGAGAAAGCTCCGGTCTCAATTGGATAGCCTTGTGGATGTTGAAAAATGGCTACGTCAAAAACTTTGCACCTCCGAGCAAGAAGATAGAGTCCTGGAAAACTTACAAGACTGCAGAGCAGTGAGGAAGGCTAAAAGGCAGTTAGCTGCGACCAAAAATCTTGAA ACCCTGCTGCCAAAGCACGACCTGCCTCCTCAAAGAGGAGTCATCCCCCTTATCAACGCTCCCTATCCCCAGTCCCTCATCACACTGCATAACCTTCTGCACAAACAAAAGCTCAAGATGGTGGACTTATTCAGGAAGGCGGATAAGGACAAGAAGCGGTTCATGAGATCAGACTTCATTAAAGTTATCAAGGGG gccAAAGTCCCTATCAGTGACAATGACCTGGAAGATGTGATCATCTTCCTTACTTCTTCAAAACGTGGGAATTATATAACCAGTGACGATCTGGTTGAATGTCAAAATATATGGTTGGACACAATGAGAGATCAGACGAAACAACCTGGGGAGGCAAAAACAG CATGTCCCCGGCTTCACACCCAAAAAGCTCTTTCTAAAAGTGTTAGTCGTCCAGCATCTGCTGCTGGCAAAACCAAAGAGACACAGCCACTTGCTCCTAGTAAACCTGGAGCAAAATTAACGCTGTTAGAAGTTCCTCTTATCCACACCAAGCCGAATCAGAGACCTCTGAGCTATGAGGAAATGGAGGAGGTTGGGAAGAGATGCAGAGAGAGGAAACGATGGGAGAAG GCGAAGGTCAACCCAATACAATGGCTGGAATGCTGTCGACTGGTGAGATCTGGAAACAAGGCCATTGATGAACATTGCTTGCCATCTACAATGGATAGTGAAATGGGGGAAATAACGGACAAGCATCGAAGGACCTGCTACATGGTCTATCTGCAGTGTCTCAAATTATGCAAAGAATATAACATTCCACTTACCGAAAAGGTCCTGGAAAAAG CCCTGCTGTACCCAGGagacaaaataataaaagaaggAGCATACGTGCGGAAGATCAGACAGCCAGGGGGTCCCTACACAACAACGGATGGGAGTCACCACCAAAGACGACTGCTTTTAAGCAAACAAGAATTAAGAAATGCATTAAAAGGGGATGCCAAAAATGG AATGCATGGAAAGCGGAAGGCACACAGAGGCAGCTGGATGTCATTTGAGGATTATGAACAGTTAACAAG ACGTCTGCACGTGAAGTGGTCCAATCTGAGCTACAAGTCTCACGACAATAACTTCTGGCCAGGTCACCTTCTGGACAAGCTGCGTATTTATCTCCCACAGATAGAGCCTAATCAGGAGCATGCCCTGTTCAGCTATGTTCGTCCAACACCACCTGTCTATCCTGGCATCTACAACCCACACCGCAGCTGGCCAATCAGTGACCAGGGATACGTGACCTATGGAAATACTGAGACTCAAAAGTATTGA
- the RPL32 gene encoding large ribosomal subunit protein eL32 has translation MPALRPLVKPKIVKKRTKKFIRHQSDRYVKIKRNWRKPRGIDNRARRRFKGQILMPNIGYGSNRKTKHMLPTGFKKFLVHNVKELEVLMMSNKSYCAEIAHNVSSKNRKVIVERAAQLAIKITNPNARLRSEENE, from the exons ATGCCTGCCCTCCGACCCCTGGTGAAACCTAAGATCGTCAAGAAGAGAACCAAGAAGTTCATCCGCCATCAATCAGATCGCTATGTCAAGATCAAG CGCAACTGGCGTAAACCAAGAGGTATCGATAACCGAGCTCGCAGGAGGTTCAAGGGCCAAATCTTGATGCCCAACATTGGCTATGGTAGCAATAGAAAGACGAAACATATGCTGCCCACCGGATTCAAAAAGTTTTTGGTCCACAATGTCAAAGAACTTGAGGTGCTGATGATGAGTAACAA GTCTTATTGTGCAGAGATTGCTCACAATGTTTCCTCCAAGAACCGCAAGGTAATTGTAGAGCGAGCAGCTCAGCTTGCTATCAAGATCACCAATCCAAATGCCAGACTGCGCAGTGAGGAAAATGAATAA